The Piliocolobus tephrosceles isolate RC106 chromosome 10, ASM277652v3, whole genome shotgun sequence nucleotide sequence ccgtctcggcctcccaaagtgctgggattacaggcttgagccaccgcgcccagacgaAAATAGCAATCTTTTCCCACTCTTAACAGTGACTTATGATGAAcagatcttatttttaatttagtctAACTTATCTATCTCTTTTGTGTCCTGTTTAAGAATCTTTATCTTAAAGTCATAAAGGCATTTTCCTATTTATCTAAAAGctttattgttttgtcttttgataCAGATTTAGGTCTATAATCTACCTGGAATTGACTTTTGTGTACTATGTAAGGTTAAGTTTCACTTTTTTCACCCACAAAGACATCTAACTAATGGAGCAATATTCACTGAAGACTGTCTTCCCAAACTACAATGCCACCTTTGCCAGAGATAAGGAGACCATATATGCTAGAGTGTGTCTGGATTCTCTAATCTGTGCCATTGGTTTCTTAACTTTACATTTAAACGTGTACCTTTACACCTAAAGGTCATTATCAGAAATAATGAGTTTGGCAAAGTTGCTAGATTTAaaggtaatatatatataaagtaattgTATTTCTAAACACCAGAACCAGACAGAAAATGCAATTTTCAAAAAGATTATCAATtatctaggctgggtgcggtagctcaagcctgtaatcccagcactttggaaggctgaggagggtggatcacttgaggtcaggagttcaagaccagcttggccaacatggcgaaaccctgcctctacaaaaatacaaaaattagccgggcgtggtggcacatgcctgtagtcccagctactcaggagaatcgcttgaacccaggaggcggaggacactccagcctgggcaacaaaacgagacactgtctcaaaaaaaaaaaaaaaaaaaaagattatcaatTCTCAATACATCAAAACCCCAGGACTATATCGTCAAACATTCTAGGACTaaatctaaagagaaaaaaaccataATTACTGAAATTTTATAATAAGGCATGATAATCTTCCACGCTATTCTTCAAAAACATCTTGGCCAATCTTAgccctttttatttctatgtcaATCTTACAATGAGCTTGTCAAGTTCCACAAAAAGCCGGTTTAAATATGGTTGGTGCTGTACTAAATGTGGATCAAATCCAGAACTGGTATCTTggccgggtgtgggggctcatgcctgtaatcccagcactttgggagtccgaggcaggttgatcgcttgagtccaggagtttgagaccagcctgggcaacatggtgaaaccccacctctactaaaaaaaaaaaaaaaaaatacaaaattagctgggcatagtgctgtgcacccaggctacagtgagccaagattgtgccactacactccagcctgggcaatgggagtgagattctgtttcaaaaaaaaaaaacaaaaaagaactgatATATTTTTGTACTATCAATATGGTCTAACTCTCCATTTATGTAGGTCTTTATTTTGCTCAATagcatcttttaatattttgcagGAAAGTCATTTATTAAGTCTTAAAGAATTATTCCTAGATTACTTTGATGTTACAgagtatcaaaatatttttttcactttttgttgtaGGTATGTTTGTTTCTCATTAATTCATATTCTTCCAAGAGTTTAAGGCAATTTAATTTAAGGAGAAAATCATTTCTTAAGAGAATCTTTAAAGTCATATTTGTgagagaagaaagacaaaggaaaaataagggTAGTCAAGTTTAAGATGAAAGGAGTGAAAAAACTAGAATATGCAGGTGATAAAATCCTAAGAACTTGCTAGATATAAATCAAAAAGTTGGCTCTACATTTTCTAGCCATCCACTGTGGTTTTTCTGCTTTAACCAACAAAGTGTTTAACTTTAGAACACAGTAAAAATTAGTCTTCTATGATGTAATGGTTTATGTGCAGACAGAAactaagttaaaaacaaaaaacctataaAATGTGCATAGATTCAATGGCTAAAATTACATCATGAGTTTATGGTGTCAATTTTTCTGAGCCAATTATTCAAAACTCACCTTTCCACTGAATCGTCTGGTTGCCTGACAAAGAACTGATACAATTCAAATGGAGATGTCTTATCTCTGTTTAGCCAAACAGCGTTGCCAGCAGACTTTCCCAGCTTTGCTCCAGTTGTACTTGTAATTAGAGGAACGGTGATTCCAAATACATCTTCTCCAGTCAACCTATGCATAAAGAACAATTTCATTATGTGCCTCAAGCACAAGTCGTGGTAGGTTCTACTGTTCACCTTCCAGATTTCTTTCTGGTTACTTGCTCCAAGAACGCTTCCTTGACCTCCTAAATCTGAATTCTTGTCCCTCTTATGTACTGTTACAGTACTCACCCTATTCATTCTGAATCTCATGAGTGGTTCCAGGCAGTTTCTAGGCAGGCCAAGGGGAAGTGCTACCTAACAATGGACTAGAGATTTTGAAAGGCTGAGTGGGAAGTgcttggacgaacggaggcaagacggtgcacttccgggttcttcttcaccagcttttcccgcgCGCAAAAATGCAGCGGGTGCccggaaggtgcagaccaactgggcatgcgccaggtgacgtcaatccgaagagaccaagatttacctggtcgcacctgcagaacgccccggacacgcccgtgcccgcctattgccctcccactcctagaaaagccgctgttggccagggtcccacgcagccttctcacagccccactcctgtcgggatgtcgggactgtgggaagtcagtcggagagccccaccaggggactctgccggcctccttcgcgggaggccgacagacttctcccccacaccttaagtgaccaaaaataaatgtgcagttttgctcctgacctttgcctacttgctggttcttttgtgctccctctggtggtcttagaaaaacaagtcaggAAGGAGAAAACTGGGTGAAAGGGTGTCAGGAAGAGACACTAAAGGAAATGTTCTAAATGCCTTTTAAACATGTGTTTTGCTCTGTAGCAAATGAGCTAGCCCTATCCTTCACCTCTCTCCAGAAAATGCTATTAGACCCGCATTACTTGTCAGTTATTTGGAGTTGAAAAAACTTTTTGAGATACCAACCAAGGACTAACACTAGTTTCATGGAGGGTGCAGAGCTAAAGCAGAGGCTAGCTACTCAAGGAGGTCCAGTCACGTTCTAGTATAAACACACAAAAGCAGTTTCTCTAATTAGAAAGGACGACTTAGGGGAACAAAAACAGACCGACGAAATCTTCACTAGTGGTCTGTTTCCTGCAGAGCTCTAGAATACacggtttccttttttttttttttaagatggagtctccctgttgcccaggctggagtgcagtggcgcgatctcggctcactgcaaccttcgcctcccgggttcaagccattctcctgcctcagcctcccgaagagctgggattacaggcgtgcatcaccacggccagctaatttttagaataCACCGTTTACTCTTAATACCCTTAATTCAGCCCTTTAGTTCTTATTAGCCAGTGTTATTAACGCCATTATAGATTTTATTGCCCTTAATGGGGATAAAATCAACAAGAGCTGGAACGAAGGGCAGCAACCTACAATCCTAAGAGTAAATCACAGGCTACTAGTGTGTAAATTATTTGGTCCCAGGATTTCCCCAGGGTCTAAAGGCACTTACTTGTTGATGAACTCATATCCGGACATAATGTTGCCTAGCTGATCAGATCCGCCCAGCTGGACCCTGCATCCATAACGCTGGAAGAGGTAATAGAAGTCATAGGCCTGGAGCACCTGGTAAAAGAATTCGGCCAAGCTCATGCCCTCCGCGCTCTTGAGCCGCAGCTGCACACTCTGCCGGCTCAGCAGCGTCCCCATGCGGAAGTGACCCCCAACTGCCGCCAGAAAGTCCACCAGGTGCTGCTTCTGGTACCAGGCCGAGTTGTCCAGCACAGTGAAGCTGCCCCAGGAGCGCCCATCAGTGAAAAGCTGCTGGTGATTAGCCGCCAGAGCCTCAAGCCCTAGGCGCAGGGCGCGCGCGTTGGCTCGCACGCGCTCTGTCTCCAGCGCCTCGCGTTCCTTCGTACGGCCGCTCGGGTCTCCCAGGCGCGCCGTGGCGCCTCCCACCAGCGCGATCACGTTGTGGCCCGCTCGCTGCAAATGAAACAGGCCCAGCAGCGCAAGAAGATGGCCCACATGAAGCGAGTCCGCCGTGGGGTCGAAGCCACAGTAAATGGTTTGGGGAAAACTCGCCGTGCCACGGTCGAAGAGCTCTGGGAGCTCTATTTTCGTCCCCGTCTCCGGGAAGAAGTCCTTGAACAGACCTCGAGCCTTCTGCGCTGCCAGTAACCCCTGAGGGCCCGAGTGGGCCTTACGCAGCCCCAAGGGCAAGAATACTGAGAGATTTAGGGTACCAGACCCACGGCCCCAGGAAAAAGACCGAAAGATGGGCGCCGCCATATTGGTGGCGGCACGAAGggaatgctgggattgcaggggccCCGCCACACCCACCTGCTTGCCGCTCCTAGGGAAGGTACGTCAGTGTTTTTCTGCGCATGCCCAAGGCGGTTACGTAGTTACGGAGCTTGCGCTCTCAGAAGTTGAGTGTCGACTCCAAGTGGCGATTCCGCTTCAGAGCCGTCGCTTTAAGTTCCCTGAAACTTAATGTCCCCATTCGCAGTGTGGATCTGCTTATGATAGTTCCTACCTCATAAGACTGTTGTGAACCTTAAGAATTAAAGCATTTGGCACATAACGCTTCACAAATGCtaacttatatttaaattttcacgTAAAAAGATTGTGATGCGCAAATTCTTTGAAGTCTTGGTTCTGTGCAAAAAGCTGCCCACAGAGGTTGAGAAAGGTTAGGAATTGGTTTAACTTCACGGAGAGAGAGAGTTGCTGCAGAGACGCAGGCAATTTCATAGTACCGATTCCCCAATTGCACCTCAGTCCCCAGTATTCATCAGCTCTTCCAGGAGATGGCAGTCTTGTCCAAGCTATAGCAAGTAAAACTCAGTGCAATAAAGTACATGCATCAAGTCctgtggtttatttatttattttaaatacagttaACTAGGTTGGGACACAGCTTAGCATGAGTGGATTCAAATTAGTATTCACATCGTGCAGCGTGACAGGTGCTCTGAATACTCACCAGGGATGAGGTTCTTACTGGCAACTGGCTGGCAGGTGATCTAGCTTCAAAATCCCACGTTAAAGCCTGATTTCTAGGAGCGCTTTCAAAACCCCTGGACTCTGAGTTGGGGGGAGACTTGTTTGCAGGAGGGTTACTGGAGTGTACTCTTAAGAACAACACCTATAATGGAGTGAGGGAGGCCGGGTTGGGCGGAGGGAGAAAGAAGTTGAACTGTGAACAATTTGTAATAGAGGCCTCAGGCAATCCAATAGGGGCTCTGGAGCCGGGATTTCCTTTCAGAGTCATCCTGAATTGAGGCCATAGGGCAGACCTTTAGACCCTCTTACTGACTGCTCTTTAAATGTGGGATGTTTCTGGGGAGGAAGCAAAATGCTGGGTAAGGCTTTTGGAGAGGGAGATGCGCAGAAGGGGACTCAACTGTGAGCCATAAGCAACCAacactcccagcagctgggggatTGAGCGCCTTGGTCCTGGGGCTGGAGTCTGGGCCATGTTCCAAATCATTCCCTACAggacttttccattttttaacgTTATAAAGTCatctaacaaaatgaaaatttattttaataattagttTCTTTGCATGTATAATTATCAGTGAATTAGTTTCTCATTGCTAGATAGTAACTTCAATAGGATTTTGAGATACTCATTCAATAGACTAATTAAACATACTCCGAACTGCATAAGAAAATAGAGTGTGTTCTTTCATGTTATTCAAACTATCTTAAAATTTGCAATCATAACCTGTTGatctgcagtctttttttttttttaagtgtcactcggttgcccacactggagtgccatggcaggatcatggttcactgcagccttgaactcctaggctgcagagatcttcctgtctcagcctcccaactagctggaactacaggtgtggactaccatgcctggctaatttttattttttatttttgtagagatgggggtctcactgtattgcccaggctggtcctaaactcctggcctcaagcaagcttcccacctctgcctcccgaagtgttgggattacaggcatgagctacttcACAAGGCCAATCTGCAGTCGTATGGTCCACCACTTTGATCAGAGACAGATTTCAGTAGGTATGGCAGGAAATTCTCCTGAGCACATGTAAGTAAACTGACATCTGGGCCACTTGTCACCTGAAAGCCAAAAACTCAAGAGCTGTAGTGAAAGTAAAGTTAGTTTGATTCAAGAGGCCAGCAACCCCGGGGGAGGCAGTGAGCTAGTGTTCAAAGACCACCTCTGGTTTTTAAGGGAAATTAGGAGAAAggattatcaaaatatttttgtgaaacgTGTGCAGTCTCAGGTCGGCAGTAAATCATTGCTTTCTTGGTCAATATTTTGTGGCTTTCTGCAGGTACCATCAGCCTATTCTTACCAGGTCGGTCAGCCCATTCACAGAGATGCTGATCTAGGTATTGTCTTTTATCTCTATTCAGGATCCTGTTTTCCTGAGGCTGATTTTGGTGAATGATCTACAAACTCAAGCAAAGCAATAAT carries:
- the YARS2 gene encoding tyrosine--tRNA ligase, mitochondrial, with translation MAAPIFRSFSWGRGSGTLNLSVFLPLGLRKAHSGPQGLLAAQKARGLFKDFFPETGTKIELPELFDRGTASFPQTIYCGFDPTADSLHVGHLLALLGLFHLQRAGHNVIALVGGATARLGDPSGRTKEREALETERVRANARALRLGLEALAANHQQLFTDGRSWGSFTVLDNSAWYQKQHLVDFLAAVGGHFRMGTLLSRQSVQLRLKSAEGMSLAEFFYQVLQAYDFYYLFQRYGCRVQLGGSDQLGNIMSGYEFINKLTGEDVFGITVPLITSTTGAKLGKSAGNAVWLNRDKTSPFELYQFFVRQPDDSVERYLKLFTFLPLPEIDHIMQLHVKEPERRGPQKRLAAEVTKLVHGRAGLDSAKRCTQALYHSSIDALEVMSDQELKELFKEAPFSEFFLDPGTSVLDTCRKANAIPDGPRGYRMITEGGVSINHRQVTNPESVLVVGQHILKNGLSLLKIGKRNFYIIKWLQL